The Streptomyces rubrogriseus genomic sequence CCGCATGCACGGACCTCATGCACGGACCTCATGCCTTCACAGGACGAGGAACGCCCCGCAGACGGCGAGGGCGAGCGTGCACAGGGCCGCCGCGGCGGCGTGCGGCGGGGGGAGGGCGGGGGGTCTGGTGGCCGAGGCCAGGGTGCGGATGCGGCCGTGGGCGATCAGGAGGAAGGCCAGCCAGAGGACGCAGCACAGGGAGACGGCGAGCACCGAGAGGGCCGTCGCCCCGCCGTGCAGCGCGGCCTTCGCGGCGAGCACGGCGACGACCGTGCCGGACAGGGTGGTGCGGCGCCAGGCGAGCCGGGTGCGCTCGGGCTGGAGCCCGGGGTCGCGGCCCGGGGGTGCCGCGTCGGCCCCGCTCACGCTCAGACCTCCCAGCCGACGAGGACCACGACGACCATGACGACGGCGACCACGGCCACGACCAGGCTGAGCAGTGCCGGGAAGCGGGAGACGGGGAGGTCCTCGCCCCGGCGCATGGCGCGTTCGCAGCGCGCCCAGTGGTTCACCGCGCGCAGCGAGCACAGCACGCCCGCGGCGAGCAGCGCGAGCGCGAGGCCGACCCGCCAGCCCCAGCGCAGGTCGGGGAGGAACTGATCCACCGCGAATCCGCCGCCGATCAGGGCGAGGGCGGTACGCAGCCAGGCCAGGAACGTACGCTCGTTGGCCAGCGAGAACCGGTAGTCGGGGGTGGTTCCCTCCCGCCGCACCTCCGCAGGCACGAACCACAGCCGAACGCTCCGCACGAATCCGATCACTCGGGGACCATATCCGGCACCCACCACGGGCGCCTGCGGCGGCCTGCGCGGGTTCGGTGGGGGTGCGTGTAGCGCGGTGCGTGCGGTGGGTGGGTCGGGGTCGCGCCGGGGGGTGTCCGTCCTCGGAACGGCGCGGAATCGGTCACTTGAAGAGGCTCGGGGCGTTGACGCGCCAACCGCTGCGGGCGGACACCCCCCGACACGCCCCCTTCTCGCCGTACGCGGCTGCGGCCCGCCCTCGCTCCGCGCCCCTTCTCGCCGTACGCGGCTGCGGCCCGCCCTCGCCCTGCGCCCCTTCTCGCCGTACGCGGCTTCCCCGCCGTGTCGCCCCCGGCCGCCGCTGCGGGCCGTCGTCGCCCCCCGCCGCAGCTGCGGGCAGTCGCCGCCCCCCTGCCGTAACTGCGGGCAGTCGTGCCGCTGGGGCGGCACGGGTGGGCGCAGCGGCACCCCGCTACGCCGGGCCGCGCTCCCCCCTCGCGCCCGCACCCACCCCGGGTGCCAAGACGACGCCGGGTCAGGCGGCCACCGCATCCCGGGTCACCCCATCGGCCCCGGCCCACTCGACCCCCGCCAGGCCCGCAGCCGCGCATACGCCGACAAACCGTCCGGCACGAACTCCCATTCCCCGAGCCGTCCCTCCAGCTCCGCCTCCGGCAGGAACCCGTGCCACGCCACCTCCTCCACCTGAGGAGACACCGCCCCCGCCACCCGCACCTCGTACACCGCCGACCACCACGTCCGCCCGGCCCCGTCGTCGTACAGGAACCTGAACAGGAACTCCGGGCGCGGCAGTCCGCTCACCCCCAGTTCCTCCTCCGCCTCCCGCAGCGCCGCGTCGTCGTAGGACTCGCCCGCGCCGACCACCCCGCCGACGAACATGTCGTACAGCGCGGGAAACACCAGCTTCGTCGCCGTGCGGCGGTGGACGAAGACACGCCCCTCGGGGTCCCGGGCCCACACGAACACGCACCGGTGCCGCAGCCCCCGCGCGTACGCGTCGCCGCGCCGGGCCTGCCCGACGACGCGGTCGTTCTCGTCGACGATGTCGAGGATCTCGTCAGCAGAGCTCATGCGCCCATCCAAGCAGCAGACGCCGCAGGCCTCAGCTCCGCTCCAGCGCCCGTTCGCGCCCACTCTCGCCCGTGCCCTGCGGCATCGCCGGGTGCAGGCCCAGCAGGACGATGCCCGCCACGACCGCCGCGAGGCCGCTCGCCTGCCAGGCGAGCGCCCCGGCGTCGGTGCGCAGCCGGTCGCCGAGGAAGCCCACCCCGCAGGCGATGCCCGCGAGCGGCTGGGCCGCCGTCAGCGCGGGCAGCGACCTGCGGAGGGGCGCCGTCTCGAAGGCGCTCTGGACCAGGACCAGACCGGTGATCCCGAGTACCGCCACGGCGTACGGCTGCCAGCTCGTCAGCACTTCCGCGAGGCCGCCCGCCGAGAAGCGTCGGCCGCTGACCCGGGTCAGCGCGTCCTGCACCCCGTACACCAGGCCGGCGGCCAGCGCCAGGAGGGTCGGGCCCCAGGTCAGCCGCAGCCGGGCGGCGCACAGGGTGAGCAGGAGGGCCACGCCCAGCATGACGCCGACGATCAGCCAGTGCCGCAGCGGATCGGTCACCGCGCTGCCCCCGCGCGGCTCGCCCGCCAGGATGAACGCGGTCACCCCGCCCGCGAGCAGCGCCAGACCGGCCCAGCCCTGGCGGCCCAGCGGCTGCCGGGTCTGGATGCGGGAGAGGGCGAGGGCGAAGAGGAGGTTCGTCGCCAGGAGGGGTTCGACGAGGGTCAGTTCGCCGCCGCCCAGCGCTACCGCACCGAGGACCAGACCGGCCACCATCAGGCCCATGCCGGCCAGCCAGCGCGGCACCCGGACGAGGTCGAGCAGCAGGCGGGGCGAGAGGAAGTCGCCCAGCGGGGCGCGCTGGGCCGCGTTCTGCTGGAGGACGAAGCCGAACCCCAGACAGCATGCGGCGCACACGGCGAGGACCAGGACGAGAACCGACACGCTGCGTACCTCGATCGTCAGTCGGGTCACGGGGGCGTCGGGGACGACTCTAGTGCGGGCGAGCGACGGATGCCGGGCGAGTGGCGCATTCGGGGGCGGGCCCGCGGCGGGTGTCCGGGTCGGCGCCGGAGGGTCGACCGAGGGGCAAGTTCCCCTGCTGTCACGCGAGTTGACGCGTGTAACGGGCTGATTCCTCTTGACGTCAAGCATTGGCTGCCGGTTTGCTGTGCGTGATCAGTTCATGGCAATCCGGTCATGGCAGTCCGGCTACGACGACCTACCGCGTCGCGTGAGGAAGTTTCCCGCGGTGTCCCCACCCCCGCCTCCCCTCGGCCGCGGCCGCAAACGCGCGGCCCAGACCTTCGACGAGGCCCTCGACGACGCCGAACTCGTCGCCGCACGTGCCGCGTTGGCCCAGGGGCGGTGGCAGTCCGTCCGCTCCCTGCTGGTCCACACGGGTGACGACTGGGACCGCCGGGGCCACCGGGTGGCCGTTCTCGCCAAGGAGTCCCACTGCGCCCCGTGGGCCCGCGAGTGGCTGCTCGCCGAGCCCGACTCCGCCGACGCGTCGGTACTGCTCGCCCACGCCCTGGTGCACCGGGCCCTGCGCGGGAAGGAGAAGCCGGACCGGGTCCGCGAGGCGTGCCGGGCCGCCGCCGCCCTCGTGCCGGACGACCCCACGCCCTGGCTCGGGCTCCTCGTGCTGGAACGCTCCCTGGGCGCCGACGAGGACGTCGTCCGGGTCTTCGACGAGGTGCGCGGACGGTACGCCGACCACCACCACGCCCACCACTTGATGGTGGCCCGGCTCGCCGAGCGCGGCGGCGACGGCGGCCCCGACCCGCTGCACGAGGTGTACGACTTCGCCAACTGGGCCGCCGAGCAGGCGCCCGCCGACTCCCCGCTGGCCATCCTCCCGGTCGTCGCGCACGCCGAGCGCTACCGCGTGCTGGCCGCCGCGGGCCACGAGTCCCCCGACCCGCGGGCCTCGGGGCACTGGGTCGGCCGGCGCGCCCGGCTGGTGATGAAGGCGGCCTTCGACTGGTGGCTGGAGTGGGAGCAGGACGGCCATCCGCGCCGGCTGATCGACCTCAACTTCCTCGCCCACGCCAAGTCCTGCGAGGGCCGGGGCGCCGAGGCCGCCGCCCTGTTCCACCGCATCGGCGAGCACGCCACGCCGGCCCCGTGGTCGTACCCGGACCGCGACCCGTTCGCCGCCTTCCGTGCCGCCCGCGCGGGCGCGCTCGGCACGGCCTGACCCGCCCCGACGCACACCACCCACACGAAAGCCATGAGAGAGAAGGACGTCCTGCGATGACCACGGGCAGTTCGAGCACGAGCGGTTCCGCGAGCGGTGGCGCCATCAGCACCTTCAAGGGCGAGGAGCGCGCGCTGCGCGCCGACCGGCTGGGCACGGGAGGGCTGCTGCTGTCCGTGCTCGCCGCCACCGCCCCGCTGATGGTGGTCGCGGGCGTCATGCCCACCACCTTCGCGGTCATGGGCATCGTCGGGCAGCCACTGCTCTTCGTGGTGCTGGGCGTGGTGCTGATCCTGTTCAGCATCGGATACGCCGAGATGAGCCGGCACGTCCACAACGCGGGCGCCTTCTACGCCTACATCTCCCGCGGGCTCGGCGGCACCGCCGGCGCGGGCGCGGCCCTGGTCGCGCTGGTCGCCTACAACGCCCTCCAGGTCGGCATCTACGGCATCTTCGGCTTCGAGGTCTCCGGCCTGCTCGCCACCTACGCCGACCTCGACGTGGCCTGGTGGATCCCGGCCCTGCTGGCGGTGCTCGCCGTCGGCGCGCTGGGCTGGCTGAAGATCGACGTCAACGCGCGCGTACTGGGCGTACTGCTGCTCATCGAGGTCGCGCTGGTGGTGGTGTTCGACATCGCCGCCGTCACCGACCCGGGGGCCCAGGGGCTGTCGCTGCACGCCTTCAACCCGGACACCCTCAGCGGCGCCGGGGTCGGCACCGCGCTCTGCTTCTGCATCGCCGCCTTCCTCGGGTTCGAGCAGGCGCCCGTGTACGCCGAGGAGACCAGCCGGCCCCACGTGCTCGTTCCGCGTGTCATGTTCCTGGCGGTCGGCGGGGTGGCCGTCTTCTTCGCGCTCAGCAGCTGGGCCCTGACCGTGGCCACCGGCCCGGACAGGATCGTCGGCACCGCGCAGGAGCAGAGCGCCGGACTGCTGTTCTTCCTGACCGAGTCACGGCTCGGCGACACCTTCACCGACGTGCTGCACGTCCTGTTCGTCACCGGGATGTTCGCCGCGCTGCTGAGCTTCCACAACGTCGTCGCCCGCTACGCGTTCGCCATGGGGCGCGAGGGGCTGCTGCCCGCCGCCTTCGGGCGGACCAGCGGTACCAGCGGCGCGCCGGGTACCGGCTCGCTGCTCCAGACCGCCGTGTCCGCGGTCGTCGTCATCGGCTTCGCGATCGCCGACGACAAGCCGAACGGCGACCCGACCGAGCCCGTACTGCACCTGTTCACCTGGGGCGGCAACATCGGGGCCCTCGGCGTGATCGTGCTGATGGCCGCCGCCTCGTTCTCCGTCGTGGCCTTCTTCGTCCGGCGCGGCGCCGCCGGGGCCCAGGGCGCACGCCTGGTCACCTCCACCGTCGCGGGCATCGCCCTGCTGGTGATCGCCGGGTACACGGTCAAGGACTTCGACGTCCTCGTCGGCGCGGGGCCCGGCTCCGCCCTGAGCTGGGTGCTGCCCGGCATCATCGGCCTGGCCGCCGTCGCGGGCGTGGTGCAGGGCCTCGTCCTGCGCTCCCGGGCGCCCGAGCGGCACGCCCGCATC encodes the following:
- a CDS encoding YidH family protein; amino-acid sequence: MIGFVRSVRLWFVPAEVRREGTTPDYRFSLANERTFLAWLRTALALIGGGFAVDQFLPDLRWGWRVGLALALLAAGVLCSLRAVNHWARCERAMRRGEDLPVSRFPALLSLVVAVVAVVMVVVVLVGWEV
- a CDS encoding NUDIX hydrolase; this encodes MSSADEILDIVDENDRVVGQARRGDAYARGLRHRCVFVWARDPEGRVFVHRRTATKLVFPALYDMFVGGVVGAGESYDDAALREAEEELGVSGLPRPEFLFRFLYDDGAGRTWWSAVYEVRVAGAVSPQVEEVAWHGFLPEAELEGRLGEWEFVPDGLSAYARLRAWRGSSGPGPMG
- a CDS encoding APC family permease — protein: MTTGSSSTSGSASGGAISTFKGEERALRADRLGTGGLLLSVLAATAPLMVVAGVMPTTFAVMGIVGQPLLFVVLGVVLILFSIGYAEMSRHVHNAGAFYAYISRGLGGTAGAGAALVALVAYNALQVGIYGIFGFEVSGLLATYADLDVAWWIPALLAVLAVGALGWLKIDVNARVLGVLLLIEVALVVVFDIAAVTDPGAQGLSLHAFNPDTLSGAGVGTALCFCIAAFLGFEQAPVYAEETSRPHVLVPRVMFLAVGGVAVFFALSSWALTVATGPDRIVGTAQEQSAGLLFFLTESRLGDTFTDVLHVLFVTGMFAALLSFHNVVARYAFAMGREGLLPAAFGRTSGTSGAPGTGSLLQTAVSAVVVIGFAIADDKPNGDPTEPVLHLFTWGGNIGALGVIVLMAAASFSVVAFFVRRGAAGAQGARLVTSTVAGIALLVIAGYTVKDFDVLVGAGPGSALSWVLPGIIGLAAVAGVVQGLVLRSRAPERHARIGQGNEAFQLDKAASS
- a CDS encoding tetratricopeptide repeat protein — its product is MSPPPPPLGRGRKRAAQTFDEALDDAELVAARAALAQGRWQSVRSLLVHTGDDWDRRGHRVAVLAKESHCAPWAREWLLAEPDSADASVLLAHALVHRALRGKEKPDRVREACRAAAALVPDDPTPWLGLLVLERSLGADEDVVRVFDEVRGRYADHHHAHHLMVARLAERGGDGGPDPLHEVYDFANWAAEQAPADSPLAILPVVAHAERYRVLAAAGHESPDPRASGHWVGRRARLVMKAAFDWWLEWEQDGHPRRLIDLNFLAHAKSCEGRGAEAAALFHRIGEHATPAPWSYPDRDPFAAFRAARAGALGTA
- a CDS encoding DUF202 domain-containing protein; translation: MSGADAAPPGRDPGLQPERTRLAWRRTTLSGTVVAVLAAKAALHGGATALSVLAVSLCCVLWLAFLLIAHGRIRTLASATRPPALPPPHAAAAALCTLALAVCGAFLVL
- a CDS encoding DMT family transporter, whose protein sequence is MSVLVLVLAVCAACCLGFGFVLQQNAAQRAPLGDFLSPRLLLDLVRVPRWLAGMGLMVAGLVLGAVALGGGELTLVEPLLATNLLFALALSRIQTRQPLGRQGWAGLALLAGGVTAFILAGEPRGGSAVTDPLRHWLIVGVMLGVALLLTLCAARLRLTWGPTLLALAAGLVYGVQDALTRVSGRRFSAGGLAEVLTSWQPYAVAVLGITGLVLVQSAFETAPLRRSLPALTAAQPLAGIACGVGFLGDRLRTDAGALAWQASGLAAVVAGIVLLGLHPAMPQGTGESGRERALERS